The Actinomycetota bacterium region AGATGGCTTGCGGTCGCCGTACCTCGACGTGCCGACCAGCACCTGGTTCGGCAGCGCCACCGGGGCGTCGTTCTGCTTCATCGCCGGCTGGGAACGGCCCTTTACCCAGGACGTGCTCGATCGCCTCTATCCCAGCCACGGCGCGTACGTCCGCCGGGTCACGGCGAGCGTCCACCAACTGGTCGACCAGCGGATCATCACGGCCGACG contains the following coding sequences:
- a CDS encoding alpha/beta hydrolase domain-containing protein encodes the protein DGLRSPYLDVPTSTWFGSATGASFCFIAGWERPFTQDVLDRLYPSHGAYVRRVTASVHQLVDQRIITADDGRRLIHEAARADVP